CGGCGCCGGGATCCGCGCCGGCGACGACGGCCAGTACGGTCTCCAATTCGGCGAGCAGCGCCGCCAGCAACTCGCCGCGCTCGAGGCGGCGCCCCGCGGCCTCGTCCAGGGAGGCCGCCGCCCCGCGCAGTTCCGGCGGGAAGTCCGCCGGCCCCTGGTGGACGTTGATCCCCAAGCCGAGGACGAGATGCCGGTAGCCGCCCGCGCTCAGGCGCGCCTCGCTGAGGATGCCCGCCACCTTGCGCTCGCCGAAGAGCAGGTCGTTGGGCCACTTGAGCAGGAGGGGGGCGCCGAAGCGGTCGGCTGCGCGGGCGAGGGCGAGCCCGGCGCCCAGGGCCAGGAGCCCGCCGCGCGCCGGTGGCCAGACGGGGCGCAGCAGCAGCGCGAGAAGCAGCGAGTCGCCCGGTCGGTCGCTCCAGACCCGCGTCTGCCGGCCGCGGCCCGCGCGCTGGTGCTCGGCGACGACGCAGGCGCCCGCCGGCGCGCCGGCCTCGGCGAGCGCATGCGCCGCGTCCATCGCGCTGTCCAGCTCGGCGTAGACGGCCAGCGGCCGACCGAGACCGCCGCTCAGCCGCGCGCTCCAGGCGGCTTCGCGCGCGGTCAGGCGCCGGCCGGATCCGCTCACGGCAAGCCGTCGATCTCGAGCGCGAGGTCGAGGGCGCCCGCGCTGTGCGTGAGGCTGCCCAGGCTCGCGGCCTCGACCCCGGCGTAGTGCGGATCGGCGAGGTCGGCGGGCTTCAGGCCGCCCGAGATCTCGAAGGCGGGCCCGCCGCCCAGGGTCTGGCGCAGGGCGACGGCCGCCGCCACGGCCGCGGGCGGGAAGTTGTCGAGCAGCACGCGCTGGATGCGGCCGCGCGCCGGGTGCTCGAGCAGCAGGCGCAGCTCCTCGAGGCTGTCGACCTCGACG
Above is a genomic segment from bacterium containing:
- a CDS encoding biotin--[acetyl-CoA-carboxylase] ligase; this encodes MSGSGRRLTAREAAWSARLSGGLGRPLAVYAELDSAMDAAHALAEAGAPAGACVVAEHQRAGRGRQTRVWSDRPGDSLLLALLLRPVWPPARGGLLALGAGLALARAADRFGAPLLLKWPNDLLFGERKVAGILSEARLSAGGYRHLVLGLGINVHQGPADFPPELRGAAASLDEAAGRRLERGELLAALLAELETVLAVVAGADPGADARLVEAWRRRWPHRGAAAWDARGRRLCLLDVEADGALRVSGPAGEERLEAGELSLRLGPPAGDRA
- a CDS encoding nicotinate-nucleotide diphosphorylase (carboxylating), with amino-acid sequence AASCGPAVLDTRKTTPGYRRLEKYAVRLGGGQNHRLGLDDALMVKDNHKAALGGLAAVLARLEALPPALPLFVEVDSLEELRLLLEHPARGRIQRVLLDNFPPAAVAAAVALRQTLGGGPAFEISGGLKPADLADPHYAGVEAASLGSLTHSAGALDLALEIDGLP